The following coding sequences are from one Syntrophorhabdaceae bacterium window:
- a CDS encoding FAD-dependent oxidoreductase, producing MRDKIGKILVIGGGIGGMEASLNLAEAGFKVYLADRKPNIGGNMAQLDKVFPTNDCSMCVMAPKLVEVGKNPNIELLMNSEVVRLEGEPGNFIVTLRTRPRRVLYERCTSCGTCAISCPIEVGDVYNENLSLRSAAFINFPQAIPSTYMIDRQLAPCIFTCPINLNARDYIALIAEGKFSEALSLIRERLPFPGIIGRICTHPCEDSCLRGREVDQPIAICALKRFVADYESSKGYIPVPEIKADKKKKVAIIGGGPAGLTCAYELRREGYRVTIFDAHDKLGGMLYVGVPPYRLPREVLDRELAIIEKMGIEVCLKKRVGIDISLDEIFSNFDAAFIASGAHGRRRLGIENEDASGVLDALGFLKLNNLGEKIRLGKRVIVMGGGNVAMDAAMTARRCGAEDIRVVALERWEDMPAHRWEIYQALEEGIRIYNSWGPLKIHALDGIFKGIELQRCKKVFNDKGAFEPIFDSSVREYMEGDNLILVIYETIDTEYLKDYKEIVRLHDGRIKVDRVTLETTKKGVFAGGNAATGPKTAIDAVAQGKRAAESIKRYLEGMDLREGRLAEDDKILDEPPFPVKKKQRINIPKTPVEKRRNFEEINLCISKEQAIEEAKRCLSCRRCLGCRICEEVCKPEAIDYTQEPKETKVNVGSIIISTGYDEFNPREAKELGYGICENVMTSIEYERILSATGPTESKVMRPSDGKIPKKIAFIQCVGSRNKTNEYCSSVCCMYATEEAIISREHQHDIEPTIFYMDIRTFGKGYEHLFEKARQEYGVRYIKSLISRVLEDPYTKDLLITYIDEKGQVETERFELVVLSVGLRPSKHLKRLADVLGVELNSYGFVATDTKRPMATLKEGIYLCGACESPKDITETVIDGGAAACEASLPLKNERWKDVETKILPQERDVTKEVPRIGVFICNCGVNIGGIVDVPEVKRYAEGLPNVVIADENLFTCSQDTQEKIKKIIDEYNLNRVVVASCSIRTHELLFMSLVREAGLNKYLFEMANIRDQCSWVHMDKKEDATEKAKTLVKMAVANAAQIEPLAEKTMPVEKSCLVVGGGIGGITASLNLAEQGFYVYLIEKEDYIGGNLNNIYYTLDGLNVGEFLQGLKDKTFNHPKIEVLTGFMIKRHSGFKGNFETEVMRKKDGYKRTIRHGASIIATGGRELKPFGIYGYGGHKNIMTQMELEEAIEKRTFSMFERCVMIQCVGSRDEERDYCSRICCLMAIKNALKLKEMAPNSDIFILYRDMMTYGFYERFYKIARKKGIKFIRFYRTNPPAVEIRGGSIYVTCRNISLQEDIKIETDLVGLSCAIIPNDNSEIGNIFRLPRTKNGFFMEAHMKLRPIDFASEGIYLAGLCHSPRNIKETIIQAEGAAARAITILAKDEVPIGSIVAYVDRERCSACLTCVRLCPFSVPYINENGEAVIDINRCKGCGICVAECPAKAIDLMHYRDIQIIEKTIAAGDDVYGKI from the coding sequence ATGAGGGATAAAATTGGTAAGATTCTTGTTATAGGCGGTGGTATAGGGGGTATGGAGGCGTCCCTTAACCTTGCCGAGGCTGGTTTCAAGGTGTATCTTGCAGACAGGAAGCCAAATATAGGCGGCAACATGGCACAACTTGATAAGGTTTTTCCCACCAATGACTGCTCCATGTGTGTTATGGCTCCAAAGCTTGTTGAGGTTGGTAAAAATCCCAATATAGAGCTTTTGATGAATTCAGAGGTAGTCCGCCTTGAAGGTGAGCCAGGAAATTTTATAGTCACATTAAGAACAAGGCCGAGGAGGGTTTTATATGAAAGATGCACATCCTGCGGCACTTGTGCTATAAGCTGTCCCATTGAGGTAGGGGATGTATACAATGAAAACCTTTCTTTAAGAAGCGCTGCATTTATAAACTTCCCCCAGGCAATACCATCTACATACATGATAGATAGGCAGCTTGCACCATGTATATTCACCTGCCCTATAAACCTCAATGCAAGAGACTATATAGCTTTGATTGCAGAAGGCAAGTTTTCTGAAGCCCTGAGCTTGATAAGGGAAAGGCTTCCATTCCCTGGTATTATAGGACGTATATGCACACACCCTTGCGAGGATTCATGTCTTCGTGGCAGGGAGGTAGACCAACCCATAGCCATATGTGCATTGAAAAGATTTGTGGCAGATTATGAATCATCAAAAGGATACATTCCTGTTCCTGAGATAAAGGCAGATAAAAAAAAGAAGGTGGCTATCATAGGTGGAGGTCCTGCTGGTTTAACGTGTGCCTATGAATTAAGAAGAGAGGGGTACAGGGTAACCATATTCGATGCCCATGATAAACTCGGTGGTATGCTATACGTTGGTGTTCCTCCATACAGGCTCCCAAGGGAGGTTCTGGATAGGGAACTGGCAATCATAGAAAAGATGGGTATAGAAGTATGTTTAAAAAAGAGGGTAGGCATAGATATCTCACTTGATGAGATATTTTCTAATTTCGATGCCGCATTTATTGCATCCGGTGCCCATGGCAGGAGGAGACTTGGCATTGAGAACGAGGATGCATCAGGTGTTCTCGATGCCCTTGGTTTCCTTAAACTTAATAATCTGGGAGAGAAAATCAGATTGGGCAAAAGGGTGATAGTCATGGGTGGAGGTAATGTTGCCATGGACGCTGCAATGACTGCCAGAAGATGCGGGGCAGAGGATATAAGGGTCGTTGCCCTTGAGAGATGGGAGGATATGCCTGCCCATAGGTGGGAGATATACCAGGCCTTAGAGGAGGGTATAAGGATATATAATTCATGGGGTCCATTAAAGATACATGCCTTAGATGGAATATTCAAAGGCATAGAACTTCAGAGGTGTAAAAAGGTTTTTAATGATAAAGGTGCATTTGAGCCCATTTTCGACAGTTCTGTCAGGGAATACATGGAGGGAGATAATCTAATACTTGTCATCTATGAAACAATAGATACGGAATATCTAAAAGACTATAAGGAGATAGTAAGGCTTCATGACGGACGTATCAAGGTGGACAGGGTAACCCTTGAGACAACAAAAAAGGGAGTCTTTGCCGGTGGAAATGCTGCCACAGGACCAAAGACGGCCATAGATGCCGTTGCACAGGGCAAGAGGGCAGCAGAATCCATAAAAAGATATCTTGAAGGGATGGATTTGAGGGAAGGAAGACTTGCAGAAGATGACAAGATCCTTGATGAGCCACCATTCCCTGTTAAAAAGAAACAAAGGATCAATATCCCAAAGACACCTGTGGAAAAAAGGAGAAATTTTGAGGAAATAAACCTATGTATTTCTAAGGAACAGGCCATAGAGGAAGCAAAGAGGTGTTTAAGCTGCAGGAGGTGTCTTGGGTGCAGGATATGTGAAGAGGTCTGTAAACCAGAGGCAATCGATTATACCCAGGAGCCCAAGGAAACAAAGGTCAATGTGGGAAGTATCATAATATCTACTGGCTATGATGAATTCAATCCAAGGGAAGCAAAGGAATTGGGATACGGCATCTGCGAAAATGTCATGACAAGCATCGAATACGAGAGGATTCTATCTGCCACAGGACCCACAGAGAGCAAGGTCATGAGACCTTCAGATGGCAAAATCCCGAAGAAGATAGCCTTTATTCAGTGTGTAGGGAGTAGAAACAAAACCAATGAATACTGTTCATCTGTATGTTGCATGTATGCCACAGAGGAGGCCATCATATCCAGGGAACATCAACACGATATAGAGCCGACAATATTTTACATGGATATAAGGACCTTTGGTAAGGGATATGAGCACCTTTTTGAGAAGGCAAGGCAGGAATACGGTGTGAGATATATAAAATCTCTTATATCAAGGGTCTTAGAAGACCCTTATACAAAGGACCTCCTCATCACATATATAGACGAGAAAGGTCAAGTGGAGACTGAGAGGTTTGAACTTGTTGTCCTCTCAGTAGGGTTGAGGCCATCAAAACACCTAAAAAGGCTTGCAGATGTTCTGGGTGTGGAATTGAACAGCTATGGCTTTGTTGCCACAGATACAAAAAGGCCAATGGCTACCTTAAAAGAGGGGATATATCTATGCGGTGCCTGTGAATCTCCCAAGGATATTACAGAGACTGTAATAGACGGTGGTGCTGCTGCCTGTGAGGCATCTCTACCTTTAAAGAATGAGAGGTGGAAGGATGTAGAGACAAAAATACTGCCACAGGAGAGGGATGTAACAAAAGAAGTACCCAGGATAGGTGTTTTTATATGTAATTGTGGGGTAAATATAGGAGGGATCGTGGATGTCCCTGAGGTAAAGAGATATGCCGAGGGCCTTCCCAATGTTGTCATTGCCGATGAGAATCTCTTTACATGCTCCCAGGACACCCAGGAGAAGATAAAAAAGATCATTGATGAATATAATTTAAACAGGGTTGTTGTGGCGTCGTGCTCTATCAGGACCCATGAGCTGCTTTTTATGTCCCTCGTGAGGGAGGCAGGGCTTAATAAATATCTTTTTGAGATGGCAAATATTAGGGATCAGTGCTCATGGGTTCATATGGATAAAAAGGAAGATGCAACAGAAAAGGCAAAGACACTTGTAAAGATGGCAGTAGCGAACGCCGCACAGATTGAGCCATTGGCAGAAAAGACAATGCCTGTTGAAAAATCGTGTCTTGTGGTGGGAGGAGGTATAGGAGGTATTACTGCGTCTTTGAATCTGGCAGAACAGGGCTTTTATGTGTATCTCATAGAAAAAGAGGACTATATAGGAGGAAACCTGAACAATATTTACTATACCCTCGATGGTCTAAATGTGGGTGAGTTTTTACAGGGATTAAAAGATAAGACATTCAATCACCCAAAGATAGAGGTATTGACAGGTTTTATGATTAAAAGACATTCAGGGTTCAAAGGCAATTTTGAAACAGAGGTAATGAGAAAAAAAGACGGTTATAAAAGGACTATAAGACATGGTGCATCTATTATAGCAACAGGAGGAAGAGAGCTAAAGCCTTTTGGCATCTACGGATATGGAGGGCACAAGAATATAATGACCCAGATGGAACTGGAAGAGGCAATAGAAAAAAGAACCTTTTCAATGTTTGAAAGATGTGTCATGATCCAGTGTGTTGGCTCAAGGGATGAAGAGAGGGATTATTGCAGTAGGATATGCTGTCTTATGGCTATAAAGAATGCATTAAAACTAAAGGAAATGGCTCCTAATTCAGATATATTTATACTCTACAGAGACATGATGACATATGGATTCTACGAGAGATTTTATAAGATTGCCAGAAAGAAAGGTATAAAGTTTATAAGATTCTACAGGACAAACCCCCCTGCAGTGGAAATAAGGGGTGGTTCCATTTATGTCACATGCCGTAATATATCCTTGCAGGAAGACATAAAGATAGAGACGGATTTGGTGGGCTTAAGTTGTGCCATAATACCCAATGACAACAGCGAGATAGGCAATATATTCAGGCTACCAAGGACCAAAAACGGCTTTTTCATGGAAGCACACATGAAACTAAGACCTATAGATTTTGCCTCTGAAGGCATATACCTTGCAGGGTTGTGCCATTCTCCAAGAAATATAAAAGAGACCATTATCCAAGCAGAGGGTGCTGCTGCCAGGGCAATTACCATCCTTGCTAAGGATGAAGTCCCAATAGGTAGTATAGTGGCATACGTGGACAGAGAAAGGTGCTCAGCATGCCTTACCTGTGTGAGATTATGTCCTTTTTCTGTGCCATATATAAATGAAAATGGTGAGGCAGTGATAGATATAAACAGGTGTAAGGGGTGTGGTATTTGCGTTGCAGAGTGTCCAGCAAAGGCCATTGACCTTATGCATTATAGGGATATACAGATAATAGAGAAGACCATTGCAGCAGGGGATGATGTTTATGGAAAGATTTGA
- a CDS encoding methylenetetrahydrofolate reductase C-terminal domain-containing protein produces the protein MIVAERKPFQEIEKMLEPYSKIMILGCNECVTVCATGGAKEVAILASQLRIRRKSKDRYIEIYEKTIERQCDREYLEEIKDTIDGYEAVLSLACGCGIQFLGEVYEYITVLPGVNTTFMGVTERHGFWTERCQGCGNCILDKTMGICPITRCAKAIMNGPCGGSQDGRCEIDRNTPCAWNLIIDRYKNKGMMDRYMEIMPPKDWSTARDGGPRKMQREDLEI, from the coding sequence ATGATTGTTGCAGAGAGAAAGCCTTTTCAGGAAATAGAAAAAATGTTGGAACCTTACTCAAAGATAATGATATTAGGGTGTAATGAATGTGTAACGGTCTGTGCTACAGGTGGGGCAAAAGAGGTTGCCATTCTTGCATCCCAGCTAAGGATAAGAAGAAAATCTAAAGATAGATATATAGAAATCTATGAGAAGACCATTGAGAGACAATGCGATAGAGAATATCTTGAAGAAATAAAAGACACAATAGATGGATATGAAGCTGTTCTTTCCCTTGCCTGCGGTTGCGGGATTCAGTTTTTGGGAGAGGTATACGAATATATAACGGTCCTGCCCGGGGTAAACACTACATTTATGGGTGTCACAGAGAGGCATGGATTTTGGACAGAGAGGTGTCAGGGATGCGGAAATTGTATCCTTGATAAAACCATGGGCATATGTCCTATTACAAGGTGTGCCAAGGCAATTATGAATGGACCATGCGGTGGATCACAGGATGGAAGATGTGAGATAGATAGGAATACGCCATGTGCATGGAACCTAATAATCGATAGATATAAAAACAAGGGGATGATGGATAGATATATGGAGATCATGCCGCCTAAGGACTGGTCTACTGCAAGGGATGGTGGTCCAAGGAAGATGCAAAGAGAGGACCTTGAGATATGA
- a CDS encoding methylenetetrahydrofolate reductase encodes MSGSGNLERVLRSGRFVVTAECGPPRGADGETIRKKGDLLKDYVDAVNVTDNQTAVVRMSSLASSLILKDMGIDPVMQMVCRDRNRIAIQSDILGAAALGIKNILCLSGDHQRFGDHKTAKNVFDLDSVQLINCLKTMRDEGRFLSGEEIEITPQIFIGCVENPFADPFEIRAMRLAKKAHAGAQFCQTQCVFNIKKFKEWMEMVRDMGIHEKLSIIAGITPLRSYNMAIYMKKNVPGMDVPDDIMERLKDLPKEKASDDGIEIALEIIAEMKNIKGVNGIHIMAIGWEEIIPHIVKSAGLYPRP; translated from the coding sequence ATGAGCGGCTCAGGTAATTTAGAGAGGGTATTAAGATCAGGCAGATTTGTGGTAACTGCAGAGTGCGGTCCTCCAAGGGGTGCAGATGGAGAGACAATAAGAAAAAAAGGAGATCTCTTAAAAGATTACGTAGATGCAGTAAATGTAACAGATAACCAGACAGCTGTAGTCAGGATGAGTAGCCTTGCATCATCTCTTATCCTCAAAGATATGGGCATAGACCCTGTTATGCAGATGGTATGCAGGGATAGAAACAGGATCGCCATTCAAAGTGATATCCTGGGTGCAGCAGCGCTGGGCATAAAAAACATCCTTTGCCTATCAGGTGATCACCAGCGATTTGGCGATCACAAGACAGCAAAAAATGTCTTTGACCTGGATTCTGTGCAGCTTATCAACTGCCTTAAGACAATGAGGGATGAAGGGAGATTTTTAAGCGGAGAAGAGATAGAGATAACACCCCAAATTTTTATAGGTTGTGTAGAGAACCCCTTTGCAGACCCATTTGAGATCAGGGCCATGAGGCTTGCAAAAAAGGCGCATGCAGGTGCACAATTCTGTCAGACCCAATGCGTGTTTAATATTAAAAAATTTAAAGAATGGATGGAGATGGTGAGGGACATGGGTATCCATGAAAAATTGAGCATTATAGCAGGGATTACACCCCTTAGGTCTTATAATATGGCGATATATATGAAGAAAAATGTCCCTGGCATGGATGTGCCCGATGACATCATGGAAAGATTAAAGGATTTGCCAAAGGAAAAGGCATCCGATGATGGCATAGAGATCGCTTTGGAGATAATAGCAGAGATGAAGAATATAAAAGGAGTAAATGGCATCCATATCATGGCAATAGGATGGGAAGAGATTATCCCACAC
- a CDS encoding hydrogenase iron-sulfur subunit, producing MERFESNIIAYCCEYUGYTAADLAGSMRLSYPANIKIIRIPCSGRMDVIHILKAFEGGIDGVCIVGCMEGDCHYLTGNLRAKKRVEYLKKLLYEAGIEAERVAMFNVSSSEGIKFAEIARGFTETIRALGPNPVKLKKHKEG from the coding sequence ATGGAAAGATTTGAATCAAATATAATAGCGTATTGCTGTGAATATTGAGGATATACTGCTGCGGACCTGGCAGGTTCCATGAGGTTATCGTATCCCGCCAATATAAAAATAATAAGGATTCCATGCTCAGGGAGGATGGATGTCATACACATACTTAAGGCATTTGAGGGAGGCATAGATGGCGTATGTATAGTTGGGTGCATGGAGGGTGACTGTCATTACCTCACAGGTAATTTAAGGGCGAAGAAGAGGGTAGAATATCTCAAAAAACTCCTTTATGAAGCCGGTATTGAAGCTGAAAGGGTGGCCATGTTTAATGTATCTTCATCAGAAGGTATTAAGTTTGCCGAGATAGCAAGGGGGTTTACAGAAACGATAAGGGCATTAGGACCAAATCCTGTAAAATTAAAAAAACATAAAGAGGGATGA